A single region of the Vanessa atalanta chromosome Z, ilVanAtal1.2, whole genome shotgun sequence genome encodes:
- the LOC125075901 gene encoding ER degradation-enhancing alpha-mannosidase-like protein 3, whose protein sequence is MEKMPCYSILLVFIFAIIYVKTDEEASSHMSKTERISLREESRQMFYHAYDAYMDNAYPADELMPLSCKGRWRGVTPSRGDMDDVLGNFSLTLVDSLDTLVVMGDFAEFSRAIKLVINDVTFDHDIVVSVFETNIRMLGGLLSAHVLAEALKGDVPVLEWYGGELLAMAEDLGRRLLPAFNTSTGIPHGRINLRHGIRGLSESRETCTACAGTMILEMAALSRLSGNPVFEQKAHKAMDRLWKIRHRTSDLMGTVINIHNGDWVRKDSGVGAGIDSYYEYCLKAYILLGDEKYLARFIRHYNAVMKYISRGPIMLAVHMHRPHLQSRNFMDALLAFWPGLQVLLGDVRPAVETHEMLYQVMQRHTFIPEAFTSDFQVHWGQHPLRPEFLESTYFLHRATGDDHYLQVGKTVLRALQVHTKVPCGYAAVNDVRTRVHEDRMDSFVIAETFKYLYMLFGEDKDLPVKLEDYVLTTEAHFLPLSLATDGKNGSYMTIKIDDEDDDKYKRTCPNTASLVAEKVRQPMRQMLGSKAARPPARLRPLNDPRQIHALSDMGISVLTLPDGRVQLLYTVNTAKSAKDAAEGLNFMREMSKFNSLSDTENGVVAAGIKINNKIFPAGPGHFGKDLTGSTMYSGNPAFAIPIDACTAIENSKDVAGKFVIATRGDCTFAQKVRYIQEAGATLAIILDNVKGSSHETTALFAMSGDGKDDIEIPAIFLFSREGLYLTASMQQNPELVVTVGELRSLKQQYEVGCDNGNCEPVTDAVPSDKESFDHLKKVLSQIVAQFELSLSNEATSQKSCSEEPKDLLVSKDNKFVNEEVRSHKVCTNGCDEDERSSETVDVYTTPPNTNKFGDI, encoded by the exons ATGGAGAAAATGCCatgttatagtattttattagtttttatatttgcgATTATATACGTTAAGACTGATGAAGAGGCTTCGTCGCATATGTCGAAGACAGAGAGAATAAGCTTGAG agagGAATCACGTCAGATGTTCTATCATGCATATGACGCATATATGGATAATGCATACCCAGCTGATGAATTAATGCCCCTAAGCTGCAAAGGAAGATGGAGAGGTGTTACTCCGAGCCGTGGGGATATGGACGATGTACTTGGAAA CTTTTCATTGACGCTCGTCGACAGCTTAGACACATTGGTCGTGATGGGTGACTTTGCCGAATTCAGTCGAGCAATCAAGCTGGTGATCAACGACGTTACATTCGACCATGACATTGTCGTGTCCGTATTCGAAACAAACATTCGGATGCTTGG AGGGTTACTGTCAGCTCATGTGTTAGCTGAAGCACTGAAAGGCGATGTTCCCGTTTTGGAATGGTACGGCGGTGAATTGTTAGCAATGGCCGAAGATCTAGGTCGGCGACTGCTACCAGCGTTCAATACTTCCACTGGAATTCCGCATGGAAGA aTAAACCTACGACACGGTATTCGCGGTTTGTCGGAGTCGCGAGAGACATGTACCGCGTGCGCTGGTACGATGATCCTAGAAATGGCGGCCTTATCCCGTCTAAGTGGTAATCCTGTATTCGAACAGAAGGCTCACAAGGCTATGGATCGACTATGGAAAATTCGGCATAG GACTTCGGATCTGATGGGCACagttataaatattcacaaCGGAGACTGGGTAAGGAAGGATTCAGGTGTCGGAGCAGGCATCGATTCTTACTATGAATACTGCCTCAAAGCCTACATCCTTCTCGGAGACGAAAAATACCTGGCCAGATTTATCAGACACTACAATGCTGTCATGAAATACATAAGTAGGGGTCCCATTATGCTGGCTGTTCATATGCATAG ACCACACCTTCAATCGCGTAATTTCATGGACGCCTTACTCGCCTTCTGGCCGGGGCTGCAGGTTTTACTTGGTGACGTACGTCCAGCTGTTGAAACACATGAAATGTTGTATCAAGTGATGCAAAGGCATACGTTCATACCGGAGGCATTTACTTCTGACTTCCAG GTCCACTGGGGTCAACACCCACTCCGTCCAGAGTTCCTAGAATCAACTTATTTTCTTCACCGCGCAACTGGAGACGATCATTACCTACAAGTCGGTAAAACGGTCCTGAGAGCACTTCAAGTTCATACGAAGGTGCCCTGCGGTTACGCCGCGGTCAACGACGTAAGAACTAGAGTGCACGAAGATAGAATGGATTCGTTCGTAATCGCCGAGACGTTCAAGTACTTATACATGCTGTTCGGAGAGGACAAAGACTTGCCAGTGAAATTAGAAGACTACGTTCTCACCACCGAGGCCCATTTCTTGCCGCTATCTCTGGCCACAGATGGGAAGAATGGATCCTATATGACTATAAAGATTGACGACGAAGACGACGATAAATATAAAcg AACATGTCCGAACACAGCATCTCTTGTGGCTGAGAAGGTTCGTCAGCCTATGAGACAGATGCTTGGGTCTAAAGCTGCGAGACCGCCCGCGAGACTCCGACCCCTAAACGACCCGCGACAGATACACGCACTATCCGACATGGGCATATCCGTACTTACATTGCCAGATGGCAGAGTGCAGTTGCTCTATACAGTTAACACG GCGAAATCAGCTAAAGACGCAGCAGAGGGCCTGAATTTCATGCGTGAGATGTCAAAGTTTAATTCACTAAGCGATACCGAAAATGGCGTAGTAGCCGCCGGTATTAAgatcaacaataaaatattcccaGCTGGACCGGGACACTTTGGCAAAGATCTAACGGGATCTACTATGTATTCAGGAAATCCAGCTTTCGCAATACCGATAGACGCTTGCACCGCCATCGAGAATAGTAAGGATGTAGCAGGAAAGTTCGTTATAGCAACGCGAGGTGACTGCACATTCGCTCAGAAAGTTCGATACATTCAAGAAGCTGGCGCTACGCTTGCTATTATATTGGACAATGTTAAAGGTTCCTCTCATGAGACGACGGCTCTTTTCGCCATGTCCGGCGACGGCAAAGACGACATCGAAATTCCCGCCATTTTTCTTTTCTCGCGAGAAGGCTTGTACTTAACAGCTTCCATGCAGCAGAATCCTGAGCTTGTCGTTACTGTAGGTGAGCTGAGGTCTCTTAAACAGCAGTACGAGGTTGGTTGTGACAATGGAAACTGTGAACCAGTTACCGATGCTGTACCAAGCGACAAGGAATCGTTCGACCATCTCAAGAAAGTACTTAGCCAAATTGTCGCCCAATTCGAACTATCATTGTCAAACGAAGCAACGTCGCAAAAATCTTGTAGTGAGGAACCGAAGGATTTGTTAGTAtccaaagataataaatttgtgAACGAAGAAGTTCGTAGTCACAAGGTTTGCACGAACGGCTGCGACGAAGACGAACGTAGCAGCGAAACTGTCGACGTATACACGACTCCTCCCAATACAAACAAATTTGGTGATATCTGA
- the LOC125075775 gene encoding FK506-binding protein 5-like has translation MNGGVNGMMEESKEVSNNDSQEDSKEVKIDTSEEADPDNSQCETVDSDRTYHVDSGNEPADNSIAGITENTNSLCSVENELDEYSTETASLPTLQENSSTKSLTNHCSNSNESFVDTLDSQSKSEIMPEQENCLTTQQNFSNDFKNDCSRVFDENSSKMVSNNGVSDEADSEADSDEEEFSEASGEQRAEETVSINSESEVDAQDESSQESQNKNKNLMLLEHDRTGSQNGNADDCSSPEVHEIVSDNEDCVVEEKQKPTETQVQLRRSSRAIKRKRYDDDIENGDYESDIEEIAMGDALRRRSKAIVINDTKTLVEMAAKQIKSGIQKKEPTVVIIDTNSMSSVKGNTIRKNYIPPSNSALSAQNLYQSIVARGTTVTPISNKNSMASQSSCNTQTSILPSLTDDMYVVEAPSFIVPYVYEKPSVKPFRKFVDNLGNELKEQRAKEEEEEREREKEEQEKNEQEKSEQEKNENKEKEDEEEASDAETEISTKTKEDLEEENKQKKREEKRERRRRRNDDDDASWDGQSSTDSDDEIGSDEEDKTVVIKDKADVIDDIKGVTDLTVDKVVTGKSDNYFDLSLGKFFMNIGLNLVQEYVQNDLLKQQNRKLYREKKGGHSTKITESSIASLKKNLEFSKENNAPYVFKQHKCEFCSFKTESSLVMAHHLETPHMKNSVYKCNFCVYESRSPHDILYHMEAEHSTRGKLERAPAYHQCANCPFEDNGKGKLARHLIPCAKKFKPELNLAPPIEWEPPAKIPKIARARNAMMGSYHNTFHRGQVGNNIGRPPMSGVMASTSFRPRGRSPMGIAPRSTPVQGIPILRSGVMVRHNTPSPVLVSPNYPSGGNNGKNASIPKSLHQPSISITPLPRQPVPTQPQPPQQNKSSCVICEICDGYIKDLEQLRNHMQWIHKVKIHPKMIYNRPPLNCQKCQFRFFTDQGLERHLLGSHGLVTSSMQEAANKGKDAGRCPVCGRVYQWKLLNHVARDHNLTLKPAHLSYKCTVCTATFGMYKQFENHVYSAHSVVAKRVMDKGKTAAPVKAGQSLLKPLKINDEITIIPQPVKSTTPPIKEK, from the exons ATGAATGGGGGAGTGAATGGAATGATGGAGGAGTCAAAGGAAGTCTCTAACAATGACTCTCAAGAAGACTCAAAAGAGGTCAAAATAGATACCTCTGAAGAGGCTGATCCAGATAATAGCCAATGTGAAACGGTTGATTCAGATAGAACTTATCATGTAGACAGTGGTAATGAGCCTGCAGATAATTCAATCGCTGGTATAACTGAAAATACTAACAGTCTCTGCAGCGTTGAAAATGAACTTGATGAATATTCTACAGAAACTGCATCGTTACCTACACTACAGGAAAATAGCAGTACGAAATCCTTAACAAACCACTGTAGCAACAGCAATGAATCATTTGTAGACACTTTAGACAGTCAGTCCAAATCAGAAATCATGCCTGAACAAGAGAATTGCTTAACAACTCAACAAAATTTtagtaatgattttaaaaatgactGCTCTAGGGTTTTTGATGAAAACAGTAGTAAAATGGTTTCCAATAATGGG GTATCTGATGAAGCGGATTCAGAAGCTGATTCCGATGAAGAAGAATTTTCTGAGGCTTCAGGCGAGCAAAGGGCAGAGGAAACAGTAAGCATTAATTCAGAATCCGAGGTGGACGCCCAAGATGAATCCTCGCAagaaagtcaaaataaaaacaaaaatttaatgttattagaaCATGACAGAACTGGTAGTCAAAATGGAAACGCAGATGATTGTTCCAGCCCTGAGGTACATGAAATTGTCAGTGATAATGAAGATTGTGTCGtagaagaaaaacaaaaacctaCGGAAACTCAAGTACAGTTACGTCGAAGTAGTAGAGCTATCAAAAGAAAGAGGTACGACGATGATATTGAAAACGGAGATTATGAATCAGATATTGAAGAAATTGCTATGGGGGACGCTTTAAGACGTAGATCTAAAGCAATTGTCATCAATGATACAAAAACTTTAGTCGAAATGGcagcaaaacaaataaaatcggGAATTCAAAAAAAAGAACCAACTGTAGTTATTATAGATACTAATTCTATGTCTTCTGTTAAAGGGAATACAATTAGGAAAAATTACATTCCGCCAAGTAATTCGGCATTAAGCGCACAGAATTTATATCAGAGTATAGTTGCTCGAGGTACTACTGTGACtccaataagtaataaaaatagcatgGCTTCTCAAAGTTCCTGCAACACTCAAACCTCAATATTGCCTTCTCTCACTGATGATATGTATGTTGTTGAGGCACCTTCTTTCATTGTACCTTATGTATATGAAAAACCTTCTGTTAAGCCGTTTAGAAAATTTGTAGATAATTTAGGTAATGAATTAAAAGAGCAAAGAGCCAAAGAAGAGGAGGAAGAGAGGGAGAGAGAAAAAGAAgaacaagaaaaaaatgaaCAAGAAAAAAGTgaacaagaaaaaaatgaaaacaaggAAAAAGAAGACGAAGAAGAAGCATCAGATGCAGAAACCGAAATTTCCACCAAAACAAAAGAAGATTTAgaagaagaaaataaacaaaaaaagagaGAAGAAAAAAGGG AACGTCGAAGACGTAGAAACGATGACGACGATGCCTCTTGGGATGGTCAATCTTCGACAGATTCTGACGACGAAATAGGTAGTGATGAAGAAGATAAGACTGTTGTCATAAAGGACAAAGCAGATGTCATCGATGACATTAAGGGTGTGACTGACTTAACTGTTGATAAAGTAGTTACCGGAAAGTCTGATAATTACTTTGACCTTTCCCTCGGTaagttttttatgaatattggcCTAAACCTTGTTCAAGAATATGTACAAAATGATCTACTGAAGCAACAAAACAGGAAActttatagagaaaaaaaagGAGGTCATAGTACAAAAATTACAGAATCTTCTATTGCATCACTTAAGAAGAACTTAGAGTtcagtaaagaaaataatgctCCATATGTCTTTAAGCAACATAAATGTgaattttgtagttttaaaacTGAGTCTTCACTGGTGATGGCACATCATCTTGAGACTCCACACATGAAGAATAGtgtttataaatgtaacttttgTGTCTACGAAAGTCGAAGCCCACACGATATACTGTATCATATGGAAGCCGAACATAGTACTCGTGGAAAATTAGAAAGGGCACCGGCGTACCACCAGTGTGCGAACTGTCCCTTTGAAGACAATGGGAAAGGCAAACTGGCGCGCCATCTTATTCCATGCGCTAAGAAATTCAAGCCCGAACTGAATCTCGCGCCACCTATTGAATGGGAACCGCCAGCAAAAATACCAAAG ATTGCTCGGGCTCGTAATGCTATGATGGGTTCATACCACAATACTTTCCATCGGGGTCAAGTAGGAAATAATATAGGAAGACCTCCAATGAGCGGCGTCATGGCGAGTACCAGCTTTCGTCCGCGAGGCCGATCCCCTATGGGTATTGCACCTAGATCTACACCTGTTCAAGGCATACCAATTCTTCGGAGTGGGGTAATGGTGAGGCACAACACACCCTCCCCTGTTTTGGTGTCACCAAATTATCCTTCGGGAGGT aATAATGGAAAAAACGCATCTATACCTAAATCTTTGCACCAGCCATCCATTTCGATAACACCATTACCAAGGCAACCAGTTCCAACGCAACCTCAGCCTCCTCAGCAGAACAAGAGTTCATGTGTTATTTGTGAGATTTGTGATGGTTATATTAAGGATCTGGAGCAACTAAGAAATCATATGCAATGGATacataaagttaaaattcaTCCAAAAATGATATACAACAGGCCTCCACTTAACTGCCAAAAGTGCCAGTTCAG GTTCTTTACAGACCAAGGATTAGAAAGGCATTTACTAGGCTCACATGGCTTGGTTACTAGTTCTATGCAAGAAGCAGCGAACAAGGGTAAAGATGCTGGTCGATGTCCGGTGTGTGGCAGG gTATATCAGTGGAAACTTCTTAATCATGTCGCACGGGACCACAATCTTACATTAAAACCAGCCCATCTCTCATATAAGTGCACAGTATGTACAGCAACATTTGGCATGTACAAGCAGTTTGAAAATCACGTGTATTCCGCACACAGTGTTGTCGCCAAGCGTGTAATGGACAAAGGCAAGACGGCAGCACCAGTCAAAGCTGGTCAGTCGTTACTAAAACCGCTCAAAATTAACGACGAAATCACGATTATACCTCAACCAGTGAAATCAACTACGCCACCGATAAAAGAAAAATAG
- the LOC125076075 gene encoding uncharacterized protein LOC125076075 has product MWRWLVVWQASLLLVSGTLDMRYLNSRYASSQFDCFDYPVAMPMRSFESGWGLARKPAIDKYRSIPTPYVHELSRRIDFLLPNREDIVKEHAKLVQDINGLRQVMFVAPLADEPKDYEDSIFPEIIETSSTTTSRPSTTKPPRPTKGIPIVLLGGATRKHTIKSQPPKNHRQTLSLVGTSVTPLVRHPYPFITAASSRQPVRICMSSPFSYTSTTHRPSLWERLFKSIIPR; this is encoded by the exons ATGTGGCGGTGGTTGGTGGTTTGGCAGGCGTCGTTGTTGTTAGTGAGTGGTACTTTGGACATGCGGTATTTGAACTCGCGCTATGCCAGTTCGCAG ttcgACTGCTTCGACTACCCAGTTGCAATGCCAATGAGGTCATTTGAATCAG GCTGGGGTCTAGCGAGAAAACCTGCAATAGACAAGTACCGATCAATTCCAACACCGTATGTTCATGAATTATCAAGAAGAATCGACTTCCTCTTACCCAACCGCGAGGACATTGTGAAAGAACACGCTAAATTAGTCCAAGATATAAATGGTCTTCGGCAAGTCATGTTTGTTGCTCCGTTGGCTGACGAGCCAAAAGACTACGAGGACTCCATATTCCCTGAAATCATTGAGACATCTTCTACTACCACAAGCAGGCCGTCGACTACAAAACCCCCTAGACCGACGAAGGGTATTCCAATTGTCTTATTGGGTGGTGCAACTcgtaaacatacaataaaaagtcAGCCTCCAAAAAATCATAGGCAGACCTTAAGTTTGGTAGGAACCTCTGTGACTCCATTAGTGAGACATCCTTATCCATTTATCACGGCGGCATCTTCGCGTCAACCAGTAAGAATTTGTATGTCATCACCATTCTCGTATACCTCGACTACGCATCGTCCGAGCCTTTGGGAGCgtctttttaaatcaataataccAAGATAG